One segment of Pseudodesulfovibrio sp. 5S69 DNA contains the following:
- a CDS encoding protein kinase domain-containing protein: protein MRIGRYEIRGLLGRGGMGAVYKAAMPVTGRIVALKVLKPAEIMEDLVGGDALREMFFKEAAAMASISHPNVAAVLDVGGGEHADGKPVPPHFTMEYFCGNLGALMGETYEVERESRRLGVETSLSIARGMTGGLDRLHYEGIIHRDVKPFNVMLAEDQGGPGTVKLIDFGLSKLRGESTHHHKGMVVGSPYYAAPEQEADPESADERSDLYSVGVTLYRMLTGRLPNEKPDGKGAPPIREIHPDLDRTWDDFFATALARDPAARFQNGPAMLDALDELEARWREQRDVACAAPDLLAEPEPLETCPPPRSEPLKAGLKQGRAAFGLDELWRPECYAHGEFADQGDGTVLERTRGLVWERYGSRYPLTWERANAHVARLNKNAYGGRTDWRLPTVAELATLFTGRTEPGEFCLEPAFDPQKARLWSADRKAFTAAWYVDAELGFVWWQDLTCRFFARAVAG, encoded by the coding sequence CGCGGTGTACAAGGCGGCCATGCCCGTGACCGGCCGCATCGTGGCCCTCAAGGTCCTCAAACCGGCCGAGATCATGGAGGACCTGGTGGGCGGCGACGCCCTCAGGGAGATGTTCTTCAAAGAGGCCGCCGCCATGGCCTCCATCAGCCACCCCAACGTGGCCGCCGTGCTCGACGTGGGCGGCGGCGAACACGCGGACGGTAAACCCGTGCCCCCGCACTTCACCATGGAATATTTTTGCGGCAATCTCGGGGCGCTCATGGGCGAGACCTACGAAGTGGAGCGCGAGTCCCGGCGTCTCGGGGTGGAGACCTCCCTGTCCATCGCGCGCGGCATGACCGGCGGTCTGGACCGGCTGCATTACGAGGGCATCATCCACCGCGACGTCAAGCCGTTCAACGTCATGCTCGCCGAGGACCAGGGCGGGCCGGGCACGGTCAAGCTCATCGACTTCGGCCTGTCCAAGCTGCGCGGCGAAAGCACCCACCATCACAAGGGCATGGTCGTGGGCTCGCCGTACTACGCCGCGCCCGAGCAGGAGGCGGACCCCGAGTCCGCGGACGAGCGCTCGGACCTCTATTCCGTGGGCGTGACCCTGTACCGCATGCTTACCGGACGGCTGCCGAACGAGAAGCCGGACGGCAAGGGCGCGCCCCCCATCCGCGAGATCCACCCCGACCTGGACCGGACCTGGGACGATTTCTTCGCCACGGCCCTGGCCCGCGATCCGGCGGCCCGGTTCCAAAACGGCCCGGCCATGCTCGACGCCCTGGACGAACTCGAAGCCCGCTGGCGCGAGCAACGCGATGTCGCCTGCGCGGCCCCGGACCTCCTGGCCGAGCCCGAACCCCTGGAGACCTGTCCGCCCCCCCGGTCCGAGCCGCTCAAGGCCGGGCTCAAGCAGGGGCGCGCGGCCTTCGGCCTGGACGAGCTGTGGCGGCCCGAGTGCTACGCCCACGGCGAGTTCGCGGACCAGGGCGACGGCACGGTCCTGGAGCGCACCAGGGGCTTGGTCTGGGAGCGGTACGGCTCCCGCTACCCGCTGACCTGGGAGCGCGCCAACGCGCACGTCGCCCGCCTGAACAAAAACGCATACGGCGGCCGCACCGACTGGCGGCTGCCCACCGTGGCCGAACTGGCCACGCTCTTCACCGGCCGCACCGAGCCCGGCGAATTCTGCCTGGAACCCGCCTTCGACCCGCAAAAGGCCCGCCTCTGGTCCGCCGACCGCAAGGCCTTCACCGCCGCCTGGTATGTGGACGCCGAACTCGGCTTCGTCTGGTGGCAGGACCTGACCTGCCGCTTCTTCGCCCGCGCCGTGGCCGGGTAG
- the acs gene encoding acetate--CoA ligase, which translates to MTEEEKKIESMQKDGQIFQPDAAMAEQAWIPSMDAYRAAHDRALKDPEGYWGERAKELIDWFSDFDSVLEADYDKPEFKWFSGGRTNVAYNCLDRHLTGGRRNKAALIWQGEPEEDVRVYTYQMLHTEVCRFANVLKKKGVKRGDRVSLYMPMIPELAIAMLACTRLGAPHSIVFAGFSSIALQSRIEDAEAKVLVTADAVLRAGKTIPLKPNADEALKDCPSVEQCIVVKRGGNEVNMVEGRDSWWHDEITAEDITSDCGYEEMEAEDPLFILYTSGSTGKPKGVLHTTGGYLTYAAHSTQIVFDVKDDDVYWCTADVGWITGHSYIVYGPLALGATSVMFEGVPSYPKPDRFWQIVDKFKVNIFYTAPTVIRALMREGEQWTKTYDTSSLRLLGSVGEPINPEAWLWYHDHVGNGKLPIVDTWWQTETGGIMISAMPYATPLKPGSATLPLPGVSAQIVRRDGTRAEPNEGGHLIIDKPWPGMLRNVWGNPERYKSTYFAGFPGAYEAGDGARVDEDGYFWIMGRLDDVINVSGHRMGTAEIESALVAHPDVSEAAVVGMPHDIKGETIYAYVTLRSGVEPDDDIVKDLKTWVRKEIGPIATPEFIQFADGLPKTRSGKIMRRVLRKIVEGSTDFGDTSTLADPGVVTDLVEGNKDLLG; encoded by the coding sequence ATGACCGAAGAAGAAAAGAAAATCGAAAGCATGCAAAAGGATGGACAGATATTTCAGCCCGACGCCGCCATGGCCGAGCAGGCATGGATTCCGAGCATGGACGCCTACCGGGCGGCCCACGATCGGGCTCTGAAGGACCCGGAAGGGTACTGGGGCGAACGGGCCAAGGAGCTGATCGACTGGTTTTCCGATTTCGATTCCGTGCTGGAGGCGGACTACGACAAGCCGGAGTTCAAGTGGTTTTCGGGCGGCAGGACCAACGTGGCCTACAACTGCCTGGACCGCCACCTGACCGGCGGCCGCCGGAACAAGGCCGCGCTCATCTGGCAGGGCGAGCCCGAGGAGGACGTCCGGGTCTACACCTACCAGATGCTCCATACCGAGGTCTGCCGGTTCGCCAACGTACTGAAGAAGAAGGGCGTCAAGCGCGGCGACAGGGTCTCCCTGTACATGCCCATGATCCCGGAACTGGCCATCGCCATGTTGGCCTGCACCCGGCTGGGCGCGCCGCACTCCATCGTGTTCGCGGGCTTCTCGTCCATCGCCCTGCAATCGCGCATCGAGGACGCCGAGGCCAAGGTCCTGGTCACGGCCGACGCGGTCCTGCGCGCGGGCAAGACCATTCCGCTCAAACCCAACGCGGACGAGGCCCTCAAGGACTGCCCCTCGGTGGAGCAGTGCATCGTGGTCAAGCGCGGCGGCAACGAGGTCAACATGGTCGAGGGCCGCGATTCCTGGTGGCACGACGAGATCACGGCCGAGGACATCACCTCGGACTGCGGCTACGAGGAGATGGAGGCCGAGGACCCGCTGTTCATCCTGTACACCTCCGGTTCCACGGGCAAGCCCAAGGGCGTGCTGCACACCACGGGCGGCTACCTGACCTACGCGGCCCACTCCACCCAGATCGTCTTCGACGTCAAGGACGACGACGTGTACTGGTGCACGGCCGACGTGGGCTGGATCACCGGCCACTCCTACATCGTCTACGGCCCGCTGGCGCTCGGGGCCACCTCGGTCATGTTCGAGGGCGTGCCGAGCTATCCCAAGCCGGACCGCTTCTGGCAGATCGTGGACAAGTTCAAGGTCAACATCTTCTATACCGCGCCCACGGTCATCCGTGCGCTGATGCGCGAGGGCGAGCAGTGGACCAAGACCTACGACACCTCCTCCCTGCGCCTGCTCGGCTCGGTGGGCGAGCCCATCAACCCCGAGGCGTGGCTGTGGTACCACGACCACGTGGGTAACGGGAAACTGCCCATCGTGGACACCTGGTGGCAGACCGAGACCGGCGGTATCATGATCTCGGCCATGCCCTACGCCACCCCGCTCAAGCCCGGCTCCGCGACCCTGCCCCTGCCCGGCGTATCGGCCCAGATCGTGCGCCGCGACGGCACCCGCGCCGAGCCCAACGAGGGCGGCCACCTGATCATCGACAAGCCGTGGCCCGGCATGCTGCGCAACGTCTGGGGCAACCCGGAACGCTACAAGTCCACCTATTTCGCCGGGTTCCCCGGAGCCTACGAGGCGGGCGACGGCGCGCGCGTGGACGAGGACGGCTACTTCTGGATCATGGGACGCCTGGACGACGTCATCAACGTGTCGGGCCACCGCATGGGCACGGCCGAGATCGAGTCCGCCCTGGTGGCCCACCCCGACGTGTCCGAGGCCGCCGTGGTCGGCATGCCCCACGACATCAAGGGCGAGACCATCTACGCCTACGTGACCCTGCGTTCCGGCGTGGAGCCCGACGACGACATCGTCAAGGACCTCAAGACCTGGGTGCGCAAGGAGATCGGCCCCATCGCCACCCCGGAGTTCATCCAGTTCGCGGACGGACTGCCCAAGACCCGCTCGGGCAAGATCATGCGCCGCGTGCTGCGCAAGATCGTCGAGGGCTCCACGGACTTCGGCGACACCTCGACCCTGGCCGATCCGGGCGTGGTCACCGATCTGGTCGAAGGCAACAAGGACCTGCTCGGGTAG
- a CDS encoding TetR/AcrR family transcriptional regulator: protein MAQILKESVRERISTAAEARFAEQGFDNATIDAIARDAGVAAGTVYKYFSNKQALFSSIVTEEFVAELSRLTRERIAAFARPEGMETGQDTAAGASGELLSFLARNRLKAVILLGWGQWTKYADFVPDYIRDMEAQALAQAGRQFPQLEQARTFRFMVRRILEESVRGMVAILREFEDEADIRRAFAAAARCRMAGINALVAWALAEGE, encoded by the coding sequence ATGGCCCAGATTCTCAAGGAGAGCGTCCGGGAACGGATCTCGACCGCCGCCGAGGCGCGCTTCGCCGAACAGGGGTTCGACAACGCGACCATAGACGCGATCGCCCGGGACGCGGGCGTGGCGGCGGGCACGGTGTACAAGTATTTCTCCAACAAACAGGCGTTGTTCTCCTCGATCGTCACGGAAGAATTCGTGGCCGAATTGTCGCGCCTGACCCGGGAGCGGATCGCCGCCTTTGCCCGGCCGGAGGGCATGGAGACCGGTCAGGACACGGCGGCCGGAGCGTCCGGGGAACTGCTCTCCTTCCTGGCCCGAAACCGGCTGAAAGCCGTCATCCTTCTAGGCTGGGGGCAATGGACGAAATACGCGGATTTCGTCCCGGACTATATCCGGGACATGGAAGCACAGGCACTGGCCCAGGCGGGCAGGCAGTTCCCGCAGCTGGAGCAGGCCCGGACCTTCCGTTTCATGGTCCGGCGCATCCTGGAGGAGTCCGTCCGGGGCATGGTGGCCATCCTCCGAGAGTTCGAGGACGAGGCCGACATCCGCCGGGCCTTCGCGGCGGCCGCGCGCTGCCGGATGGCGGGCATCAACGCCCTGGTGGCCTGGGCCCTGGCCGAGGGGGAATAG
- a CDS encoding catalase, translating to MSKDTKKMTGAFGCPVGNDLNTITAGERGPALMQDVHLLEKLAHFDRERIPERVVHAKGAGAHGYFEVTADVTQYTKAAFLSEVGKRTEVFARFSTVGGEKGSADCERDPRGFALKFYTEDGNYDMTGNNTPVFFIRDPLKFPDFIHTQKRDPLTNLKSPTMAWDFWSLTPESMHQVTILFSDRGTPATFRNMNGYSSHTYKWYNDKGEYFWVQYHFKTDQGIKNLTGPESDAMRGKDPDHATRDLFNAIEAGDYPSWTLEMQIMTPEQAEDFQWDILDITKVWPHKEVPPITVGKLVLDRNPENYFAEVEQAAFNPSNLVPGIGVSPDKMLQGRLFSYHDTHLHRLGPNYHLIPVNQAKNAPENNYQRDGNMRVDANGGSGPNYWPNSFNGPAPDNVSNEPDIPLEGVGQRHEFNYPNDDFVQPGTLYSVVMTDQDRANLVSNIVGNMQTVPQPIQLRQCALFYLTHEDYGTRVAQGLGLDLAEVERLAGMTQEERVAATQVK from the coding sequence ATGTCAAAAGACACGAAAAAAATGACCGGTGCCTTTGGTTGCCCCGTTGGCAACGATCTGAATACCATAACCGCCGGGGAGCGCGGTCCGGCCTTGATGCAGGACGTGCATCTGTTGGAGAAACTCGCCCACTTCGACCGTGAACGCATCCCCGAACGGGTGGTGCACGCCAAGGGTGCCGGGGCCCATGGCTACTTCGAGGTCACTGCCGACGTGACCCAATACACCAAGGCCGCCTTCCTGTCCGAAGTGGGCAAGAGGACCGAGGTCTTTGCCCGGTTCTCCACCGTGGGTGGCGAAAAGGGCAGTGCGGACTGCGAGCGCGACCCGCGCGGCTTCGCGCTCAAGTTCTACACCGAGGACGGCAACTACGACATGACCGGCAACAACACCCCGGTCTTCTTCATCCGCGATCCGCTCAAGTTCCCGGACTTCATCCACACCCAGAAGCGTGACCCGCTGACCAACTTGAAGAGCCCGACCATGGCCTGGGACTTCTGGTCCCTGACCCCTGAGTCCATGCACCAGGTGACCATCCTCTTCTCCGACCGGGGCACTCCGGCCACCTTCAGAAACATGAACGGCTACTCCAGCCATACCTACAAGTGGTACAACGACAAGGGCGAATACTTTTGGGTCCAGTACCACTTCAAGACCGACCAGGGGATCAAGAACCTGACCGGGCCGGAGTCCGACGCCATGCGGGGTAAGGACCCGGACCACGCCACCCGCGACCTGTTCAACGCCATCGAGGCCGGGGACTACCCGTCCTGGACCCTGGAGATGCAGATCATGACCCCGGAACAGGCCGAGGATTTCCAGTGGGACATCCTGGATATCACCAAGGTCTGGCCGCACAAGGAGGTCCCGCCCATCACCGTGGGCAAGCTCGTGCTCGACCGCAACCCGGAAAACTACTTCGCCGAAGTGGAACAGGCCGCATTCAACCCGAGCAACCTCGTGCCCGGCATCGGCGTGTCGCCCGACAAGATGCTCCAGGGACGGCTCTTCTCCTACCACGACACCCACCTGCACCGGCTCGGGCCCAACTACCACCTCATCCCGGTCAACCAGGCCAAGAATGCGCCCGAGAACAACTACCAGCGCGACGGCAACATGCGCGTGGACGCAAACGGCGGTTCCGGCCCCAACTACTGGCCCAATTCCTTTAACGGACCGGCCCCGGACAACGTCTCCAATGAACCCGACATCCCGCTCGAAGGCGTGGGCCAGCGGCATGAGTTCAACTATCCCAACGACGACTTCGTCCAGCCCGGCACCCTCTATTCCGTGGTCATGACCGACCAGGACCGGGCCAACCTCGTCAGCAACATCGTGGGCAACATGCAGACCGTGCCCCAGCCCATCCAGCTCAGGCAGTGCGCCCTGTTCTACCTGACCCACGAGGACTACGGCACCCGCGTGGCCCAAGGCCTCGGCCTCGACCTGGCCGAAGTCGAACGGCTGGCCGGAATGACCCAGGAAGAACGGGTGGCCGCCACGCAGGTTAAGTAG
- the dapF gene encoding diaminopimelate epimerase, producing the protein MNIFTDSVSFFKMQGCGNDFVVIDNRELGVPETAMADWAKAVCARAFGVCADGLFFLENADDPALAYRWHFYNSDGSRAEMCGNASRCAAKLSHAIGLAPAEHAFGTDAGPIRAKVLLDGPDEGRVKVQLTPPLKTETDIALDIDGRPLTVHFTDTGVPHTVVFVDDVTKIDIMDLGPKIRYHAHFAPAGTNVNFAQVIDENTMLLRTYERGVEAETYACGTGAAATQLLAHTLGLTNDHADLTTTGNEVLTVFLENDTVYLQGAAELTFQGELYLKPLGLSL; encoded by the coding sequence ATGAACATATTCACCGACTCCGTGTCCTTCTTCAAGATGCAGGGCTGCGGCAACGACTTCGTGGTCATCGACAACCGTGAACTCGGCGTCCCCGAGACCGCCATGGCCGACTGGGCCAAGGCCGTGTGCGCCCGCGCCTTCGGCGTCTGTGCCGACGGCCTGTTCTTCCTCGAGAACGCCGACGACCCGGCGCTGGCCTACCGCTGGCACTTCTACAACTCCGACGGCTCCAGGGCCGAGATGTGCGGCAACGCCTCGCGCTGCGCCGCCAAGCTCTCCCACGCCATCGGCCTGGCCCCGGCCGAACACGCCTTCGGCACCGACGCCGGGCCCATCCGGGCCAAGGTCCTCCTGGACGGCCCGGACGAAGGCCGCGTCAAGGTCCAGCTCACCCCGCCGCTCAAGACCGAGACCGACATCGCCCTGGATATCGACGGCCGGCCCCTGACCGTGCACTTCACCGACACCGGCGTGCCCCACACCGTGGTCTTCGTGGACGACGTCACCAAGATCGACATCATGGACCTCGGCCCCAAGATCCGCTACCACGCCCACTTCGCGCCCGCCGGGACCAACGTCAACTTCGCCCAGGTCATCGACGAAAACACCATGCTCCTGCGCACCTATGAACGCGGCGTGGAAGCCGAGACCTATGCCTGCGGCACCGGCGCCGCCGCCACCCAGCTCCTGGCCCACACCCTCGGCCTGACCAATGACCACGCCGACCTGACCACCACCGGCAACGAGGTCCTGACCGTGTTCCTCGAAAACGACACCGTCTACCTCCAGGGCGCCGCCGAACTGACCTTCCAGGGCGAACTCTACCTCAAGCCCCTGGGCCTGAGCCTGTAG
- a CDS encoding MBL fold metallo-hydrolase has translation MRVTFVGVGEAFDERLPNTSLLVESGGSSILLDCGFNVSCRLWEHAENPLDLDAVYISHFHADHYFGLPALIVRSMEEGRTKRLTILGPNGIESRVNRLMELAYSNALSRAGFEIFFIECVPGEDFKHGGFRFRFALNDHSMPCLAIRLDAGGRSLYYSGDGKPTDATVDLAEGCDLVVHEAFTLDEITLGHGDVGTSLDMARKSGAKACALVHMKRTIRHSMMDMIRMAVETQPEVHGFVPEPGDVREL, from the coding sequence ATGCGCGTCACTTTTGTCGGGGTGGGCGAGGCCTTTGACGAACGTTTGCCGAATACCTCCCTGTTGGTGGAGTCCGGCGGCTCGTCCATTCTGCTCGACTGCGGCTTCAACGTCTCCTGCCGGTTGTGGGAGCATGCCGAAAACCCCCTCGACCTGGACGCGGTCTACATCTCCCATTTCCATGCGGACCACTATTTCGGCCTCCCGGCCCTGATCGTCCGCTCCATGGAGGAGGGGCGCACCAAACGCCTGACCATCCTCGGCCCGAACGGCATCGAGTCCAGGGTCAATCGGCTCATGGAGCTGGCCTATTCCAACGCCCTGTCCAGGGCCGGGTTCGAGATATTCTTCATCGAGTGCGTGCCCGGCGAGGACTTCAAGCACGGCGGGTTCCGCTTCCGCTTCGCCCTCAACGACCACTCCATGCCCTGCCTGGCCATCCGCCTGGATGCCGGGGGCCGGTCCCTGTACTACTCGGGGGACGGCAAGCCCACGGACGCCACCGTGGACCTGGCCGAAGGCTGCGACCTGGTGGTCCACGAGGCCTTCACCCTGGACGAGATCACCCTGGGCCACGGCGACGTGGGTACCTCCCTGGACATGGCCCGCAAGTCCGGGGCCAAGGCGTGCGCCCTGGTGCACATGAAGCGGACCATCCGGCACTCGATGATGGACATGATCCGCATGGCCGTCGAGACACAGCCCGAGGTCCACGGTTTCGTGCCCGAGCCGGGCGACGTGCGCGAGCTCTGA
- a CDS encoding tetratricopeptide repeat protein: protein MAGKYDSIVYDYFEKTNGSIILISEDPLFKRMLSSTIFKIIGTKRDCLSVAETVHAGLKRVQAMHKAGLEFIVFIERMIGGNTSTDTILTLKRLLPELKIIVLVGETKRENIAYFYEIGVSNVISKPASMNNIIEKLAFTVKPQGKLSEYMHLGKRSLAAGKFMEAMKIAQKVLAIKPESPAGLMLKGDVHMAQNELDKALESYHRAHESSKIYLEPIKKLVDAYRGVDDNEMLKYMKKLDRLSPLNAQRKTEIGKVHVKRREMDKAEAYFDQAIETVTREAMSMISAVAENISEAVVDDPGMSEKYLTKVLEAKGSRLDKNDISLFNKLGIALRGQGKWREAIDNYATALRISPEDEGLHYNMGMAYYDGGDKRRAGQCFMKAMENNPDFYKASETVSMNLGSLFADLREYEYAIPCFENALALNPENPMAARKLAALKDAVG, encoded by the coding sequence ATGGCCGGCAAATACGATTCCATCGTCTACGATTATTTTGAAAAGACCAATGGTTCCATTATCTTGATCAGCGAGGACCCGCTCTTCAAGCGGATGCTCTCTTCGACCATATTCAAGATCATCGGCACCAAGCGGGACTGCCTGTCCGTGGCCGAGACCGTCCACGCCGGACTGAAAAGGGTCCAGGCCATGCACAAGGCCGGGCTGGAGTTCATCGTCTTCATCGAGCGGATGATCGGCGGCAACACCAGCACGGACACCATCCTGACCCTCAAGCGGCTTTTGCCCGAACTGAAGATCATCGTCCTGGTGGGCGAGACCAAGCGCGAGAACATCGCCTATTTCTACGAGATCGGCGTGTCCAACGTCATCTCCAAGCCCGCGTCCATGAACAACATCATCGAGAAGCTGGCCTTTACCGTCAAACCCCAGGGCAAGCTCAGCGAGTATATGCACCTGGGCAAGCGGAGCCTGGCCGCGGGCAAGTTCATGGAGGCCATGAAGATCGCCCAGAAGGTCCTGGCGATCAAGCCGGAGAGCCCGGCGGGGCTGATGCTCAAGGGCGACGTGCACATGGCCCAGAACGAGCTGGACAAGGCCCTGGAGAGCTACCACCGGGCCCACGAGAGCTCCAAGATCTACCTGGAACCCATCAAGAAGCTGGTCGACGCGTACCGGGGCGTGGACGACAACGAGATGCTCAAGTACATGAAGAAACTCGACCGCTTGAGCCCGCTCAACGCCCAGCGCAAGACCGAGATCGGCAAGGTCCACGTGAAGCGCCGCGAGATGGACAAGGCCGAGGCCTACTTCGACCAGGCCATCGAGACCGTGACCCGCGAGGCCATGAGCATGATCAGCGCCGTGGCCGAGAACATCTCCGAGGCCGTGGTCGACGATCCGGGCATGTCCGAGAAGTACCTGACCAAGGTGCTGGAGGCCAAGGGCAGCCGACTGGATAAAAACGACATCTCCCTGTTCAACAAGCTCGGCATCGCCCTGCGCGGCCAGGGCAAGTGGCGAGAAGCCATCGACAACTACGCGACTGCCCTGCGCATCTCCCCGGAGGACGAGGGGCTGCACTACAACATGGGCATGGCCTACTACGACGGCGGGGACAAGCGCCGGGCGGGCCAGTGCTTCATGAAAGCCATGGAGAACAACCCGGATTTCTACAAGGCCAGCGAAACGGTCTCCATGAACCTCGGCTCCCTGTTCGCCGACCTGCGTGAATACGAATACGCCATCCCCTGCTTCGAGAACGCGCTCGCCCTCAACCCGGAAAACCCCATGGCCGCGCGCAAGCTCGCCGCCCTCAAGGACGCGGTGGGCTGA
- a CDS encoding tetratricopeptide repeat protein translates to MAPESADSIVRHFIEKNGGVIVYVSDDYGFTRALRNMVSRVIGLRGDALLPFTSLDAAVDKCVELREQDIPFVVFIERMIDGRPSTDFIIRLSRECPEARMIVLTWEATQETVAYFFELGVSRVLVKPASANKVIEELAAAISPPMELRRQMEHCRKLLEAHNYTAALNASDRILMIRPDSARGLAMRGDALMGVGRVDSAVQAYMAAHEANPIFMAPLVKLAEAFRDMEDERALAYLKELDAISPLNPERKIDIAEQHLRQGEHAQAERYLDQSVQAAERETRSMVGDLTERIVDAVSGVAPDLAVKYLNRVIDTKRVLGRDDLVHFNRLGIILRGEGRWAEAVEVYKKALKITPEDAVIHYNMGLAHWEGNERMTALDCFEKALAIDPNFYSGSVGAALNIGSLYLDLRYPDDAAPFFEHVLALDPENDLAHAKLAQARRLARSQPEPARRHHPKDEQALNLDDLPEPPKKKKKKKRKPFTNLEL, encoded by the coding sequence ATGGCGCCCGAATCCGCCGACAGCATAGTCCGCCACTTCATCGAAAAGAACGGGGGCGTGATCGTCTACGTCTCGGACGACTACGGGTTCACCCGCGCCCTGCGCAACATGGTCTCAAGGGTCATCGGCCTGCGCGGCGACGCGCTGTTGCCGTTCACCTCCCTGGACGCGGCCGTGGACAAGTGTGTGGAGCTGCGCGAGCAGGACATCCCCTTCGTGGTCTTCATCGAGCGTATGATCGACGGCCGCCCGTCCACGGACTTCATCATCCGGCTGTCGCGCGAGTGCCCGGAGGCGCGCATGATCGTGCTCACCTGGGAGGCCACCCAGGAGACCGTGGCCTACTTCTTCGAGCTGGGCGTGTCCCGTGTGCTGGTCAAACCCGCCTCGGCCAACAAGGTCATCGAGGAACTGGCCGCAGCCATCTCCCCGCCCATGGAACTGCGCCGCCAGATGGAGCACTGCCGCAAGCTTCTGGAGGCGCACAACTACACGGCCGCCCTGAACGCCTCGGACCGCATCCTGATGATCCGGCCAGACTCGGCGCGCGGCCTGGCCATGCGCGGCGACGCGCTCATGGGCGTCGGCCGGGTGGACTCGGCGGTCCAGGCCTACATGGCCGCCCACGAGGCCAACCCCATCTTCATGGCCCCGCTGGTCAAGCTGGCCGAGGCCTTCCGCGACATGGAGGACGAACGCGCCCTGGCCTACCTCAAGGAGCTCGACGCCATCTCGCCGCTCAACCCGGAGCGCAAGATCGACATCGCCGAGCAGCACCTGCGCCAGGGCGAACACGCCCAGGCCGAACGGTACCTGGACCAGAGCGTGCAGGCCGCCGAGCGCGAGACCCGGTCCATGGTCGGGGACCTGACCGAACGCATCGTGGACGCCGTGTCCGGCGTGGCTCCGGACCTGGCGGTCAAATACCTGAACCGGGTCATCGACACCAAGCGCGTGCTCGGCCGCGACGACCTGGTCCACTTCAATCGGCTGGGCATCATCCTGCGCGGCGAGGGCCGCTGGGCCGAAGCCGTGGAGGTCTACAAGAAGGCCCTGAAGATCACCCCCGAGGACGCGGTCATCCACTACAACATGGGGCTGGCCCACTGGGAGGGGAACGAGCGCATGACCGCCCTGGACTGTTTCGAAAAAGCGCTCGCCATCGACCCGAATTTCTACTCCGGCAGCGTGGGCGCGGCTCTGAACATCGGCTCCCTCTACCTCGACCTGCGCTACCCCGACGACGCGGCCCCGTTCTTCGAACACGTCCTGGCCCTGGACCCGGAAAACGACCTGGCCCACGCCAAGCTCGCCCAGGCCCGCCGCCTGGCCCGGTCCCAACCCGAGCCCGCCCGCCGCCATCACCCCAAGGACGAGCAGGCCCTCAACCTCGACGACCTGCCCGAACCACCCAAGAAAAAGAAAAAAAAGAAGCGCAAGCCGTTCACCAATCTGGAACTGTGA
- a CDS encoding DMT family transporter: MSEKHYAYLNLSLAMILVGSSVVAGKIMVDELPVFLASALRFALALVILLPVVRLREGGLPRLSGRTWAKLAVQSLCGSFLFTVFLLYGLTRTGPSSAGIITSTTPACMGLIAWLFLKDRPSRKVLAGILLSMAGVLVINLVQAAPHGAPAGANPVLGNLLVLAAVLFESLFLLIRKTVPEPLSPLAVATIISLFGLLWFLPMGVYEAIHTDLAAISATGWLVVFYYGAFVTVLAYLFWFAGITRVPPSTAGVFTAIMPVAALALSALVLHEPIGWQQLTGCACVLGGIVLISR, from the coding sequence ATGTCCGAAAAACACTACGCCTATCTCAACCTTTCCCTGGCCATGATCCTGGTCGGCAGCTCCGTGGTGGCCGGCAAGATCATGGTCGACGAACTGCCCGTGTTCCTGGCCTCGGCCCTGCGTTTCGCCCTGGCCCTGGTCATCCTCCTGCCCGTCGTCCGGCTGCGCGAAGGCGGCCTGCCGCGCCTGTCCGGCCGGACCTGGGCCAAGCTGGCCGTCCAGTCCCTGTGCGGCTCGTTCCTGTTCACGGTCTTCCTGCTCTACGGCCTGACCCGGACCGGCCCGTCCTCGGCGGGCATCATTACCTCGACCACCCCGGCCTGCATGGGGCTCATCGCCTGGCTCTTCCTCAAGGACCGTCCGTCGCGCAAGGTTTTGGCCGGCATCCTCCTGTCCATGGCGGGCGTACTGGTCATCAACCTGGTCCAGGCCGCCCCGCACGGCGCGCCCGCCGGCGCGAATCCGGTCCTCGGCAACCTGCTCGTCCTGGCCGCCGTGCTCTTCGAATCCCTGTTCCTGCTCATCCGCAAGACCGTTCCCGAACCGCTCTCCCCTCTGGCCGTGGCCACGATCATTTCCCTGTTCGGCCTGCTCTGGTTCCTGCCCATGGGCGTGTACGAGGCCATCCACACCGACCTTGCCGCCATCTCCGCGACCGGGTGGCTCGTGGTCTTCTATTACGGCGCGTTCGTCACCGTACTCGCCTACCTCTTCTGGTTCGCGGGCATCACCAGGGTCCCGCCGTCCACTGCGGGCGTGTTCACCGCCATCATGCCCGTGGCCGCCCTGGCCCTGTCCGCCCTCGTCCTCCACGAACCCATCGGCTGGCAACAACTCACCGGCTGCGCCTGCGTATTGGGCGGCATCGTGCTGATATCGAGATAG